In one window of Janthinobacterium sp. 1_2014MBL_MicDiv DNA:
- a CDS encoding GGDEF domain-containing protein → MQLARKTTTFWMTVGAAYLLAQLALTAFAGRHAATVGYLFNLLAPLLALAACCRCARLSAPGIVRTGWGLFAAAMLFWSVGMALSAWQDLSGQVASDATYFSDFAYFMYGAPLLLAISSVSDQHPSRSLQWLDAVQVLLAAYLAYTAIFSVSPFAQRSIAPIPASLLVVTYNVENLVLACCASLRLLAHRRDGEQGRFYLLLSVFLWCYAGCAGAYNYLTLHALAGPILTELLPSVPFLLLAVLAAQTRPQEEAARPRHAPPPLTLLIDNFSPIFFTAALLGLGFVVLRDHFYLAATSLFVALAVHALRSATLQSRYMQSELALRTAHELLEKLSLTDGLTGVANRRCFDQTLQGEWQRAARDGKPLALLIIDIDFFKSLNDTFGHPYGDACLVQIAAALRSALPRASDLVARFGGEEFAAILPATGLAGAQAVAQKMQEAIAAAAIAQAPSRSGQVTASIGLALNTGCPAPEQLLAAADRALYRAKQHGRNRIEVDATPAPRLSTCL, encoded by the coding sequence ATGCAGCTTGCCAGGAAGACCACGACGTTCTGGATGACCGTGGGCGCCGCCTATCTACTGGCGCAGCTGGCCCTGACGGCGTTTGCCGGCCGGCATGCCGCGACCGTGGGCTACCTGTTCAACCTGCTGGCGCCCTTGCTGGCCCTGGCCGCCTGCTGCCGCTGCGCCCGTCTGAGCGCGCCCGGCATCGTGCGCACGGGATGGGGCCTGTTCGCGGCGGCCATGCTGTTCTGGAGCGTGGGCATGGCGCTGTCCGCCTGGCAAGACCTGAGCGGACAGGTGGCATCCGACGCCACGTATTTCTCCGATTTTGCCTATTTCATGTATGGCGCGCCCCTGCTGCTGGCCATTTCCTCGGTCAGCGACCAGCATCCCTCGCGCAGCCTGCAATGGCTGGACGCCGTGCAAGTCTTGCTGGCAGCCTATCTGGCCTATACGGCCATCTTTTCCGTCTCGCCATTTGCCCAGCGCTCGATCGCGCCGATTCCCGCCAGCCTGCTGGTGGTGACGTACAACGTGGAAAACCTGGTCCTGGCCTGCTGCGCCTCGCTGCGCCTGCTGGCGCACCGCCGGGATGGCGAGCAGGGCCGTTTCTACCTGCTGCTCAGCGTTTTCCTGTGGTGCTACGCCGGCTGCGCGGGCGCCTACAATTACCTGACCCTGCATGCGCTCGCCGGGCCGATCCTGACCGAGTTGCTGCCAAGCGTGCCATTCCTGCTGCTGGCGGTGCTCGCTGCGCAAACCCGGCCGCAGGAGGAAGCGGCCCGGCCACGGCATGCCCCGCCGCCACTGACCTTGCTGATCGACAACTTCAGTCCCATCTTCTTCACGGCGGCCTTGCTGGGACTGGGTTTCGTCGTGCTGCGCGACCATTTCTACCTGGCGGCCACCTCGCTGTTTGTCGCGCTGGCCGTCCACGCGCTGCGCTCGGCCACCCTGCAAAGCCGCTACATGCAAAGCGAGCTGGCCTTGCGCACCGCGCACGAGCTGCTGGAAAAACTGTCGCTGACCGATGGCTTGACGGGCGTCGCCAACCGGCGCTGCTTCGACCAGACCCTGCAGGGCGAATGGCAGCGCGCAGCGCGCGACGGCAAGCCGCTGGCGCTGCTGATCATCGATATCGATTTCTTCAAGAGCCTGAACGACACTTTTGGCCATCCGTATGGCGACGCCTGCCTGGTGCAGATTGCCGCAGCCCTGCGCTCGGCGCTACCGCGCGCCAGCGACCTGGTGGCGCGCTTTGGCGGCGAGGAATTTGCCGCCATCCTGCCAGCCACCGGACTGGCCGGCGCGCAGGCGGTGGCGCAAAAGATGCAGGAAGCGATCGCCGCGGCCGCCATCGCCCAGGCCCCGTCGCGCAGCGGCCAGGTGACGGCCAGCATCGGCCTGGCCCTGAATACCGGTTGCCCGGCGCCGGAACAATTGCTCGCCGCCGCCGACCGGGCCCTGTACCGGGCCAAGCAACATGGCCGTAACCGCATCGAGGTCGATGCCACGCCGGCGCCTAGGCTGTCAACTTGCCTGTAA
- the lgt gene encoding prolipoprotein diacylglyceryl transferase — MLIHPMPNPIAIQIGPLAVHWYGLMYVLAFALFIILGRVRIKQPHIAALGWKKEDLDDMLFYGMLGVVIGGRLGEVLFYRPAYFMHNPLEIFMVWHGGMSFHGGFLGVIVAMYLWSRKAGRNLFDVLDFIAPLVPLGYAAGRLGNFINAELPGRIAPDTLPWAMQWPGIPYPVHPSPIYQMLVDGILVFIILWLYARKQHPRMAVGAMFTLLYGCARFFTEYFRTPDWEVVWLGVPITSGQMLSLPMIVGAIALLVWAYKSQVMATPPTKARPAQA; from the coding sequence ATGCTGATACACCCGATGCCCAATCCGATTGCCATCCAGATCGGCCCGCTGGCCGTGCACTGGTACGGCCTGATGTATGTGCTGGCCTTCGCCCTGTTCATCATCCTGGGCCGGGTGCGCATCAAGCAGCCGCATATCGCCGCGCTGGGCTGGAAGAAGGAAGACCTCGACGACATGCTGTTCTACGGCATGCTGGGCGTGGTGATCGGCGGCCGCCTGGGCGAAGTGCTGTTCTACCGCCCCGCATACTTCATGCACAATCCGCTCGAAATCTTCATGGTCTGGCATGGCGGCATGTCCTTCCATGGCGGCTTCCTCGGCGTCATCGTCGCCATGTACCTGTGGAGCCGCAAGGCGGGCCGCAACCTGTTCGACGTGCTCGATTTCATCGCCCCGCTGGTGCCGCTCGGCTACGCGGCCGGCCGCCTCGGCAACTTCATCAATGCCGAATTGCCGGGCCGCATCGCGCCGGACACCCTGCCGTGGGCCATGCAATGGCCGGGCATTCCGTATCCCGTGCACCCGTCGCCGATCTACCAGATGCTGGTCGACGGCATCCTGGTGTTCATCATCCTGTGGCTGTACGCGCGCAAGCAGCATCCGCGGATGGCCGTGGGCGCCATGTTCACCCTGCTGTACGGCTGCGCGCGCTTCTTCACCGAGTACTTCCGCACGCCGGACTGGGAAGTCGTGTGGCTGGGCGTGCCGATCACCTCGGGGCAGATGCTGTCGCTGCCGATGATCGTCGGCGCCATCGCGCTGCTCGTCTGGGCCTATAAGAGCCAGGTGATGGCGACGCCGCCGACCAAGGCGCGCCCAGCCCAGGCCTGA
- a CDS encoding LysR family transcriptional regulator has translation MNLELRQLRYFVTVAEELHFGRAAARLHMTQPPLSQTIMALEDMLGAPLFVRTRREVQLTPAGAALLPEARRLLAQAQDLPALVRRAAQGEAGRLSLAFVSSADYSVLPPLLRAYQAAYPQVQIALQEATSDLQLDELLAGRTDAGLLIPPLPEKAKAALDYLPVLAEPLVLAAPSGLAIWATPGPVRLQDVPTLPLIIFPRAISPALHDAILGVFRAAGITPQIGQEAIQMQTIVSLVSAGMGIALVPQSVSNLMRPGVEYRPLQDATPLVETGLAWRRDNPSAVLQGFLALLRMQIAAGGQ, from the coding sequence ATGAATCTTGAGCTGCGCCAGTTGCGCTACTTTGTCACCGTCGCCGAGGAATTGCATTTCGGCCGCGCCGCCGCGCGCCTGCACATGACGCAGCCGCCCCTGTCGCAAACCATCATGGCCCTGGAAGACATGCTGGGCGCGCCCCTGTTCGTGCGCACCCGGCGCGAAGTGCAGCTGACGCCGGCAGGCGCTGCCCTGCTGCCCGAGGCGCGCCGCCTGCTGGCCCAGGCACAGGACTTGCCGGCGCTGGTGCGGCGGGCCGCGCAGGGCGAGGCGGGCCGCCTGAGCCTGGCCTTCGTCTCGTCGGCCGACTACAGCGTGCTGCCGCCCCTGCTGCGCGCCTACCAGGCGGCCTATCCGCAGGTGCAGATCGCCTTGCAGGAAGCCACCTCCGACCTGCAGCTCGACGAATTGCTGGCCGGGCGCACGGATGCCGGCCTCCTGATCCCGCCCCTGCCCGAGAAGGCGAAGGCGGCGCTCGACTACCTGCCCGTGCTGGCCGAGCCGCTGGTGCTGGCCGCGCCATCGGGTCTCGCCATATGGGCCACGCCGGGCCCCGTGCGCCTGCAGGACGTGCCGACGCTGCCGCTGATCATCTTCCCGCGCGCGATCTCGCCCGCCCTGCACGACGCGATACTCGGCGTCTTCCGCGCCGCCGGCATCACGCCGCAGATCGGCCAGGAAGCGATCCAGATGCAAACCATCGTCAGCCTCGTTTCGGCTGGCATGGGCATCGCGCTTGTGCCACAATCAGTCTCGAACCTGATGCGCCCCGGCGTAGAATACAGGCCGCTGCAGGACGCCACGCCGCTGGTGGAAACGGGCCTGGCCTGGCGCCGCGACAATCCGTCCGCCGTGCTGCAAGGCTTCCTGGCCCTGCTGCGCATGCAAATTGCCGCTGGCGGTCAATAA
- the ilvD gene encoding dihydroxy-acid dehydratase, which produces MPQYRSRTTTHGRNMAGARALWRATGMKDGDFDKPIIAVVNSFTQFVPGHVHLKDLGQMVAREIEAAGGVAKEFNTIAVDDGIAMGHGGMLYSLPSRDLIADSVEYMVNAHCADAMVCISNCDKITPGMLMAAMRINIPVVFISGGPMEAGKVVKVVNGTQKIIKLDLVDAMIKAGDSTVSDADVAEIERSACPTCGSCSGMFTANSMNCLTEALGLALPGNGTILATHSDRQQLFLRAGRLIVELAKRHYEQDDYSVLPRSIATKAAFENAMALDVSMGGSTNTVLHLLAAAHEAEVEFTMADIDRISRKVPCLCKVAPMTDKYHIEDVHRAGGIVGILGELARAGLLNTTLPTIHAPTLADAIAQNDIMCTDNPAVHELFRAAPGGVPTQTAFSQSERFAAVDTDRSTGCIRDKAHAYSQDGGLAVLYGNLAEKGCIVKTAGVDESILKFSGKARVFESQDAAVAAILEDTVHEGDVVIIRYEGPKGGPGMQEMLYPTSYIKSKGLGKACALFTDGRFSGGSSGLVIGHASPEAAEGGAIGLVEEGDFIDIDIPERSINLRVTDAQLAARRAAMEAKGDAAWLPVNRDRYVSQALQAYAALTTSADRGAVRDLSQLKKR; this is translated from the coding sequence ATGCCGCAATACCGCTCCCGCACCACCACCCACGGCCGCAACATGGCTGGCGCCCGCGCCCTGTGGCGCGCCACCGGCATGAAGGACGGTGACTTCGACAAGCCGATCATCGCCGTCGTCAACTCGTTTACCCAGTTCGTGCCCGGTCACGTGCACCTGAAGGATCTGGGACAGATGGTGGCGCGCGAGATCGAGGCGGCCGGCGGCGTGGCCAAGGAATTCAATACCATCGCCGTCGATGACGGCATCGCCATGGGCCACGGCGGCATGCTGTATTCGCTGCCTTCGCGCGACCTGATCGCCGACTCCGTCGAATACATGGTCAACGCCCACTGCGCCGACGCCATGGTGTGCATCTCGAACTGCGACAAGATCACGCCGGGCATGCTGATGGCGGCCATGCGCATCAACATCCCCGTCGTCTTCATTTCCGGCGGCCCGATGGAAGCGGGCAAGGTCGTCAAGGTGGTCAACGGCACGCAGAAGATCATCAAGCTGGACCTGGTCGACGCCATGATCAAGGCGGGCGACAGCACTGTCTCCGACGCCGACGTGGCCGAGATCGAGCGTTCGGCCTGCCCGACCTGCGGTTCGTGCTCCGGCATGTTCACTGCCAATTCGATGAACTGCCTGACCGAGGCGCTGGGCCTGGCCCTGCCCGGCAACGGCACGATCCTGGCCACGCATTCGGACCGCCAGCAGCTGTTCCTGCGCGCCGGCCGTCTGATCGTGGAACTGGCCAAGCGCCACTACGAGCAGGACGATTATTCCGTGCTGCCACGCTCGATCGCCACCAAGGCCGCTTTTGAAAACGCGATGGCGCTCGACGTCTCGATGGGCGGCTCGACCAATACCGTGCTGCACCTGCTGGCCGCCGCGCACGAGGCGGAAGTGGAATTCACGATGGCCGACATCGACCGCATCTCGCGCAAGGTGCCGTGCCTGTGCAAGGTGGCGCCGATGACGGACAAATACCATATCGAGGACGTGCACCGCGCCGGCGGCATCGTGGGGATTCTGGGCGAGCTGGCGCGCGCCGGCCTGCTCAACACCACTCTGCCGACGATACACGCGCCGACACTGGCCGACGCCATCGCGCAAAACGACATCATGTGCACGGACAATCCGGCCGTGCATGAACTGTTCCGCGCCGCGCCGGGCGGCGTGCCGACGCAGACGGCGTTTTCGCAGTCCGAGCGCTTCGCCGCCGTCGATACGGATCGTTCCACCGGCTGCATCCGCGACAAGGCCCACGCGTATTCGCAGGATGGCGGCCTGGCCGTGTTGTACGGCAACCTGGCCGAGAAGGGCTGCATCGTCAAGACGGCCGGCGTCGATGAAAGCATCCTGAAATTCTCGGGCAAGGCGCGCGTGTTCGAAAGCCAGGATGCGGCCGTGGCAGCGATCCTGGAAGACACCGTGCATGAGGGCGACGTCGTCATCATCCGCTACGAAGGCCCGAAAGGCGGCCCCGGCATGCAGGAAATGCTGTACCCGACGTCGTACATCAAGTCCAAGGGCCTGGGCAAGGCGTGCGCGCTGTTCACGGACGGGCGCTTCTCGGGCGGTTCCTCGGGCCTGGTGATCGGCCACGCGTCGCCGGAAGCGGCCGAAGGGGGCGCCATCGGCCTGGTGGAAGAGGGCGACTTCATCGACATCGACATTCCCGAGCGCAGCATCAACCTGCGCGTCACGGATGCGCAGCTGGCCGCGCGCCGCGCCGCCATGGAAGCGAAGGGCGATGCGGCCTGGCTGCCCGTCAACCGCGACCGCTATGTCTCGCAGGCGCTGCAAGCCTATGCGGCACTGACGACATCGGCCGACCGCGGCGCCGTGCGCGATCTGTCGCAGTTGAAGAAACGTTAA
- a CDS encoding c-type cytochrome, with protein sequence MKRFMLVSVLAVSALASQAALANPDLAKAKNCMACHAVSTKLVGPAFKDVAAKYAGQKDAEAKLVAKVMKGGSGTWGAIPMPANPQVSDAEAHTLIKWVLAQK encoded by the coding sequence ATGAAACGTTTTATGTTGGTGAGTGTATTGGCCGTCTCGGCCCTGGCATCGCAAGCAGCGTTGGCCAATCCGGACCTGGCGAAAGCCAAGAATTGCATGGCGTGCCACGCCGTGAGCACGAAACTGGTGGGTCCCGCGTTCAAGGACGTGGCTGCCAAATACGCCGGTCAGAAAGACGCGGAAGCCAAGCTCGTGGCGAAAGTCATGAAGGGCGGTTCCGGCACCTGGGGCGCGATCCCGATGCCAGCCAACCCGCAAGTGAGCGATGCGGAAGCCCACACCCTGATCAAATGGGTGCTGGCGCAGAAATAA
- a CDS encoding NAD-dependent epimerase/dehydratase family protein, with amino-acid sequence MDKTALVLGATGGIGGEMVRQLVGAGWQVRALARGETPSPRGDAIEWLRGDALSRADVLAAAKGCAVIVHAVNPPGYRHWGQLVLPMLDNTIAAAIAENATIVLPGTVYNFGPDAFPATGELLAEDAPQHPRTRKGAIRVELEARLEAASTQGARVLIVRAGDFFGPRAGNNWFSQGLVKPGQPVRTVLYPGAPGIGHQWSYLPDVARTMLQLLAMRDTLPAFARFHMAGHRDHDGRQMTAAIARVVEQATGAAPAIWRFPWWLVTLASPFVATLREMREMRYLWQTPLQMDNARLLAVLGQEAHTPLAEAVRATLEGMGNLKAAGKKNAPGLPAR; translated from the coding sequence ATGGACAAGACGGCATTGGTACTGGGCGCCACGGGCGGCATCGGCGGCGAGATGGTGCGCCAGCTGGTGGGCGCAGGCTGGCAGGTGCGCGCCCTGGCGCGGGGCGAGACGCCGTCGCCACGCGGCGACGCCATCGAATGGCTGCGCGGCGACGCCCTGTCGCGCGCGGACGTGCTGGCGGCAGCGAAAGGCTGCGCCGTCATCGTGCATGCCGTCAATCCGCCCGGCTACCGGCACTGGGGCCAGCTGGTACTGCCCATGCTCGACAACACGATCGCCGCGGCGATTGCCGAAAACGCCACCATCGTATTGCCCGGCACCGTGTATAACTTTGGCCCCGACGCCTTTCCGGCAACGGGGGAATTACTGGCGGAAGACGCGCCGCAGCACCCGCGCACGCGCAAGGGCGCCATCCGCGTGGAACTGGAGGCGCGGCTGGAGGCAGCCAGCACGCAGGGCGCGCGCGTGCTGATCGTGCGCGCGGGCGATTTTTTCGGCCCCCGCGCCGGCAACAACTGGTTTTCGCAAGGCCTCGTGAAACCGGGCCAGCCCGTGCGCACGGTGCTGTATCCGGGCGCGCCGGGCATCGGCCACCAGTGGTCCTACCTGCCCGACGTGGCGCGCACGATGCTGCAGCTGCTGGCCATGCGCGACACCCTGCCCGCGTTTGCGCGCTTTCACATGGCCGGACACCGGGACCACGATGGCCGGCAAATGACGGCGGCGATTGCCCGCGTGGTGGAGCAGGCGACGGGAGCTGCGCCCGCCATCTGGCGTTTTCCCTGGTGGCTGGTGACCCTGGCATCGCCATTCGTGGCGACCCTGCGCGAAATGCGCGAGATGCGCTATTTATGGCAAACGCCGCTGCAGATGGACAATGCGCGCCTGCTGGCCGTGCTGGGCCAGGAAGCGCATACGCCGCTGGCCGAGGCGGTCAGGGCGACGCTGGAAGGCATGGGCAACTTGAAGGCGGCAGGCAAAAAAAACGCGCCGGGATTGCCGGCGCGCTGA
- a CDS encoding LysR family transcriptional regulator, which yields MNPAIAWEYYRSLLAVLSHGSLSGAARALAITQPTVGRHIGALEQALGVTLFTRSQTGLLPTEVALALRPHAEAMAQTAALMERAASSQGQGVAGVVRISASEVVGVEVLPPILARLRERHPGLTVELVLSNKVQDLLRREADIAVRMVRPRQEQLLARKVGDIELGLHAHADYLARRGAPLDLADLARHAVIGYDEASPFVRNAGAVFKDFSREHFAWRCDSDLAQLALIRAGAGIGVCQAGLAARDPALRRVLPQAFALPMETWVTMHEDLRGSLRCRATFDALVEGLLAYVAEQPLT from the coding sequence ATGAATCCGGCGATCGCCTGGGAATACTACCGCTCGCTGCTGGCCGTGCTCAGCCATGGTTCGCTGTCGGGTGCCGCGCGGGCGCTGGCCATCACGCAGCCCACGGTCGGCCGGCATATCGGCGCGCTCGAGCAGGCGCTGGGCGTGACCCTGTTCACCCGTTCCCAGACAGGCTTGCTGCCCACGGAAGTGGCGCTGGCCCTGCGCCCGCATGCGGAAGCGATGGCGCAGACGGCCGCCCTGATGGAGCGCGCCGCCAGCAGCCAGGGGCAGGGCGTGGCCGGCGTCGTGCGCATCTCGGCCAGCGAGGTGGTGGGCGTGGAAGTCTTACCGCCGATACTGGCCCGCTTGCGCGAGCGCCATCCGGGCCTGACCGTGGAACTGGTGTTGAGTAACAAGGTGCAGGATTTGCTGCGCCGCGAGGCCGATATCGCCGTGCGCATGGTGCGGCCGCGCCAGGAACAGCTGCTGGCGCGCAAGGTGGGCGATATCGAACTGGGCTTGCATGCGCACGCGGACTACCTGGCGCGCCGCGGCGCGCCGCTGGACCTGGCTGACCTGGCGCGCCATGCCGTCATCGGCTACGACGAGGCAAGCCCTTTCGTGCGCAATGCGGGCGCCGTGTTCAAGGATTTTTCACGCGAGCATTTTGCCTGGCGCTGCGACAGCGACCTGGCGCAGCTGGCCCTGATACGCGCGGGCGCCGGCATCGGCGTGTGCCAGGCGGGACTGGCGGCGCGCGATCCCGCCTTGCGGCGCGTGTTGCCGCAGGCGTTTGCGCTGCCGATGGAGACGTGGGTGACCATGCATGAAGACTTGCGCGGCAGCCTGCGCTGCCGCGCCACCTTCGACGCGCTGGTCGAAGGCTTGCTCGCTTACGTGGCGGAACAGCCGCTTACTTGA
- a CDS encoding branched-chain amino acid ABC transporter substrate-binding protein — MLLKTKVLPLAVALAFAGHAGAQEIIKIGHVAPVSGASSHLGKDNENAAKMAIEDLNAKGFKIDGKAVKFVLVPEDDAADPKQGTAVAQKLVDAKVNGVVGHLNSGTTIPASRIYFNAGIPQISPAATNPTYTQQKFNTAFRVVANDNKLGGTLGAYAVGKLQAKKIAVIDDRTAYGQGVAEQFVKGAKKALPGVQIVGKEFTNANATDFNAILTSIKSKNPDLIFFGGMDSVGGPMLRQMKALGIKAKFMGGDGLCTEPLGKLAGDAVGENMVTCAEAGGVTGEQQKGMDDFRARYKQKYNMEVQLYAPYVYDAVMTMATAMADAKSSKPSVYLPFLAKVKYQGVTGPIAFDANGDIKDGALTLFTYRDGKKTKMEVVK, encoded by the coding sequence ATGCTGCTCAAGACCAAAGTCCTTCCACTCGCCGTCGCCCTTGCCTTTGCCGGCCATGCGGGCGCGCAGGAAATCATCAAGATAGGCCACGTCGCCCCGGTCTCTGGCGCCAGCTCCCACCTGGGCAAGGATAATGAAAACGCGGCCAAGATGGCCATCGAGGACTTGAACGCCAAAGGCTTCAAGATCGACGGCAAAGCCGTCAAGTTCGTGTTGGTTCCCGAAGATGACGCAGCCGATCCGAAGCAGGGCACGGCCGTGGCGCAAAAGCTGGTCGACGCCAAGGTCAACGGCGTGGTCGGCCACCTGAATTCCGGCACGACGATACCCGCCTCGCGCATTTACTTCAATGCCGGCATTCCGCAGATTTCGCCGGCCGCCACCAACCCCACCTACACGCAGCAAAAGTTCAATACGGCCTTCCGCGTGGTCGCCAATGACAACAAGCTGGGCGGCACCCTGGGCGCGTATGCCGTGGGCAAGCTGCAAGCAAAGAAAATCGCCGTCATCGACGACCGCACGGCCTACGGCCAGGGCGTGGCGGAACAGTTCGTCAAAGGGGCGAAGAAAGCCTTGCCCGGCGTGCAAATCGTCGGCAAGGAGTTTACCAATGCCAATGCGACCGACTTCAACGCCATTCTCACCAGCATCAAATCCAAGAACCCGGACCTGATCTTCTTCGGCGGCATGGATTCCGTGGGCGGCCCCATGCTGCGCCAGATGAAGGCGCTGGGCATCAAGGCCAAGTTCATGGGCGGCGACGGCCTGTGCACGGAGCCGCTGGGCAAACTGGCGGGCGACGCCGTCGGCGAAAACATGGTCACCTGCGCGGAAGCGGGCGGCGTGACGGGCGAGCAGCAAAAAGGCATGGACGATTTCCGCGCCCGCTACAAGCAGAAATACAATATGGAAGTGCAGCTGTACGCGCCGTATGTGTACGATGCCGTGATGACCATGGCGACCGCCATGGCCGACGCGAAGTCGTCGAAACCGTCCGTCTATCTGCCCTTCCTGGCCAAGGTCAAGTACCAGGGCGTGACGGGGCCGATTGCGTTTGACGCCAACGGTGACATCAAGGATGGCGCGCTGACCTTGTTTACATATCGCGATGGCAAGAAAACCAAGATGGAAGTAGTCAAGTAA
- a CDS encoding DNA polymerase III subunit chi, which translates to MSRVDFHSNVPDKLAYACRLARKAYMAGNKVVVLAADGAQLDALNTAMWTFSATDFLPHVLAGDPLAPQTPIILTDDEAAELPHHDILVNLSQLPPANYAQFQRVFEIVSSDEQDAQAGRQRFLHYRQQDVQPTHFVAGKT; encoded by the coding sequence ATGAGCCGCGTCGATTTTCACAGCAACGTGCCGGACAAGCTGGCCTATGCCTGCCGCCTGGCGCGCAAGGCCTATATGGCCGGCAACAAGGTGGTCGTGCTGGCGGCCGATGGCGCCCAGCTCGACGCCTTGAACACGGCCATGTGGACGTTTTCCGCCACGGATTTCCTGCCCCACGTGCTGGCCGGCGATCCGCTGGCGCCGCAGACACCCATCATCCTGACCGATGACGAGGCGGCCGAGCTGCCGCATCACGACATCCTCGTCAACCTGTCGCAGCTGCCGCCCGCCAACTATGCGCAGTTCCAGCGCGTCTTCGAGATCGTGTCTTCCGACGAACAGGATGCGCAGGCGGGCCGCCAGCGCTTCCTCCACTATCGCCAGCAAGACGTGCAACCGACGCACTTCGTGGCGGGCAAGACATGA